DNA sequence from the Liolophura sinensis isolate JHLJ2023 chromosome 1, CUHK_Ljap_v2, whole genome shotgun sequence genome:
GAGTGATCGGCTAagtacactcttcaaaaaaaaaagaaacgcaaaatgaaattcaaaaatgatacttacaattttgtacacatatgttaactcaaacagttttgtagggttgcacattgttactggaatgtttcagaagatcatccttgaccaaacgctgatctacacgtccttgaataacatcaaatttacattgatatttgggttttgcgtttctttttttgaagaatgTATTTAGAGATGTGACGAGTGATTTTGGCTTACTTTCCAGGACTGTGGAGAGTGACTTGGTTCCGGTTATAGTGCTGTGGTGAGTGATTTTAGCTCAGTTGAtagatgagtgagtgagtgattaggGATCAGCTTCTAGGGCTGTGGTGAGTGACTTTAGCTCAGTTCTAGAGCTGTGGTGAGCGATTTTGGCTCAGTTTCTAGGCTTGTGGTGAGTGAGCTCAGTTTATAGGACTGTTGTGAATGAATTTGGCTCAGTTTATAGGACTGTTGTGAGTGAATTTGGCTCAGTTATCTACGGTTGTGGCGAGTGAATTAATCTCAATTTCTAGGGCTGTAGTGAGTGACTAAGGCTCAGTTTCTGGGGCTGTGGTGAGTGAATTTGCTTCAGTTTCTAGGACTGTTGTGAGTGAATTTGACTCATTTATCCTGGGTTCTGGTGAATGACTTTATCTAAGTTTCTGGGGCTGTGGTGAGTGAGCTTGGCTCAGTTTCTAAACTCTTGTGACTGAATTTGGCTCAGTTATCTACAATTGTGGTGAGTAACATTATCTCAGTTTATCAGTCTGGGGTGAGTGACTTTGGCTGAGTTTTAGGGCTGTGGTGAGTGACTTTGGCTGAGTTTTAGGGCTTTGGTGAGTGAATTTGACTCAGTTTCTAGGGCTATGGTGAGTGACTTTGGCTCACTTTCTAGGGCTGTGGTGAGTGAACTTGGCTCAGTTTCTGAGCTCTTGTGACTGAATTTGGCTCAGTTATCTACAATTGTGGTGAGTAACATTATCTCAGTTTATCAGTCTGGGGTGAGTGACTTTGGCTGAGTTTTAGGGCTCTGGTGAGTGAATTTGGCTCAGTTTCTAGGGCTGTGGTGAGTGACTTTGGCTCACTTTCTAGGGCTGTGGTGAGTGAACTTGGCTCAGTTTCTAGAACTGTTGTGACTGAATTTGGCTCAGTTATCTGCAATTGCGGTGAGTAACATTATCTCAGTTTATAGGGCTGTGGTGAGTGACTTTGATTGAGCTTCCGGGGTTGTGGTGAGTGGATTTGGCTCAGTTTCTAGGGTTGTGGTGAATGATTTTGACTCAGTTATCTAGGGATGTGGTGAGTGATTCTGGCTCACCTCCTAGGGCTGTAGTGAGTAAATTTGGCTCATTTTGTAGGGTTGTGGCGAATGACTGGCTCAGTTTTTAGGGCCGTGGTGAGTGACTGGCTCAGTTTTTAGGGCTGTGGTGAGTGACTTTGGCTCAGTTTCTGGGGTTGTGGTGGGTGACTTTAGCTCAGTTTCTAGGACTGTGGTGAGTGACTTTGGCCCTGAATCTGGGGTTGTGGTGACTGACTTTGACGCAGTTTCTATGGCTGTGGTGAGTGACTTACCCAACGAAGCAGAGGATCAGACAAATGATCCAGGTGAAGGTTCCGGTCGTGTACGATGTAGCGGTGACGACGTCAGCGTTACAGTGTGGACACTTGGTCCGGACGGGGGACTCTCTGTACCCCTGTGCCACGGCGATGACAGGAGGAGTAAGGACAACCGTCGTCGACCCCTGAACTAAAAAAGCAAAATGTACACTATGATAACTATAAACGCAAACGTATATTGTCTGTATGGATCACGTCCGCTGCTCGATCAAAGCTCTGTGCAAAGAGTTTTAACCAGTTATGGAGAGATTCTGCAATGAGCCTACATATAGAGCCAAGTAGGGCTCTTAACCAAGTAAGGTTAGGTCCTGCAGTCAACCTACATATAGAGTCAAATAGGGCTCTTAACCAAGTAAGGTTAGGTCCTGCAGTCAACCTACATATAGAGTCAAATAGGGCTCTTAACCAAGTAAGGTTAGGTCCTGCAGTCAACCTACATATAGAGTCAAATAGGGCTCTTAACCAAGTAAGGTTAGGTCCTGCAGTCAACCTACATATAGAGTCAAATAGGGCTCTTAACCAAGTAAGGTTAGGTCCTGCAGTCAACCTACATATAGAGCCAAACAGGGCTCTTAACCAAGTAAGGTTAGGTCCTGCAGTCAACCTACATATAGAGTCAAATAGGGCTCTTAACCAAATAAGGTGAGGTCCTGCAGTCAACCTACATACAGAGCCAAGTAGGGTTCTTAACCAAATAAGGTGAGGTTCTGCAGCCAGCCTGCATATAGAGCCAGTTCGGGCTCTTAACCAAATAATGTTACGTTCTGCAGGCAACCTGTATATAGAGCCAGTTAGGGCTCTTAACCAAATAATGTTACGTTCTGCAGGCAACCTGTATATAGAGCCAACTGGGACTCCTGACCAAATAAGGCGAAGCTTTGTAGTCAACGTGCACCGAAATCCAGCGAGAACAGGACGCGGAATGATGGAGTTTTGCGGTCAAGATGCGATGCTTATTGAGATATGCGGACTCATTGACGAAGGCTTCAAGCTCTTGAACCTGCATGTGCAAATCTGTCggggtgtgtgtgttggggggtggggggggggggggtatggggCGGCGGTAGTGAGGGTGCGTATTTGTTTGTGGGGGGAGGCATTAATGTAATTGCGATAAAGTTAGTCGGCTGTTGTGAAAACGCAGTAAAACtataaacaaacaatacaacaaatataATCCCTCCTGAATATATCTTACAATACATAAAGCGTGGTAAGTTTGAATTAAACTTAACCCATTCCCCAATGGTACCCGATTACATACTGGTCACTTACTTGGCTGGCCATAGCCAGGCGGTGGCTGGGCGTAGGCCGGTGGAGGTGGAGGGCCATTGGGAGGATAACCTGAGAAGAACAAACATGTCAGTAAGGCTGGCCAAGTGAACATCAGAATACCGTGGTATTCCATCTTTACACCATCTCCTCATCCCCTCTCCCCAAAATTAGCATGATATgaggacatatacatgtattttcaaacaTAGATTTTTACAGATACGCCTATAAATGAAAGTACACATTTGACAGTGATCATTGAGTCATGAGAGATATCTGGAATATAAAACCTGTTCAAAGAATGTCACTCACATATAATATAATCAATGTGAGCCCTTCTATTACGTCTTTCCTGGATGTTCTTTTAgccttaaatattttaaaaaatctttgaaCTGAAAACCTTCAGTGATATACTGGTAATATAGCTTTTGTAAAAGTACCATAAACCTTCAAGTACCTATTTTAAATCTGTTTTGATAAATGAAGGCTATTGCGTAGTTAGTACCTTAAAAATGTGGACATTGAGGAGCGCATCTTTGTATTTTACAGCATTTGTAAGTATTTTCAATCCTTTGTCAAACACTTTGATCAATTGGAGAAGTCAGATCCGTATGATCGATTGCTTCACTTGCCGTTTTGCAAGTTCTGAAATATTGCTTTAGAACATAAAcgattgtgtgttttttttttatgtatacttCTAAGTTTGGCTTCTATATGTTGTACAGTCAGATGTTGTAGTATAATCCAGCGGTACACCTTCTTTTGCTATTTTCTCACTTTACTAACTCATGTTCTGCATTCAATAGTTCACAAACACTTCCTGAGAAGTGCCCGTGCTTTGCAGGACGGTTTGATTCTTCCAAAGCACGCCACTTTAAGGCTTCAAAAGACACGACTTTCCCACCAGTATTTAATGTATCTCTTACATATCCTGTATCATAAAGGTTCGCCAAGGTATAGTTACGTGTACTTATCGTATTACACGTTAACTAACCGTAATTACATTTGGCGAACTTTGTTGCACATTATTAGTATATTGTGCCTAAAGTagatttaaaaattttgaaagccACAGTAGACCTATACGATGTCGTTATAAGACAGACAGTTGACAAACGGTCATACATAACGTGTGAAATTCGGACTCTCATCAATTTAAATCCATTAGGGGTTTAATCTAACTATATTATtttaatgcttaaatagtagcatatgtttatttatttatgtgattgttgttaaacgccgtactcaagaatatttcagatatacgacggcgaccagcattatggtgggaggaaatcggtcAGAGCCATGCGCAGGCTGTTGGCAGAtattcccatgtacagccggagaggaagccagtatgagctagacttgaactcgcagcgaccgcgtTTGTGGAAGAATCCTGGGCTATTGAGCCCTACTAGCGTAGCATATACACACGCCCAGTTTACCATTGCGGCTTAAGGAAAATTGGATTAAAATAGCAGTGATCTCAATTGCGATTGCATTCACTTGTCgggaattactcaaaatgcaaAATGTCCATTAATCAAGGCCACAACCAGGCTGTCAGACTATGGTAAATTTCATAAATGTTAGAACCACTAGCACGGTGCATATCACACGTTACACATGGTAAAACACCGCCAAAAGGAATTTAGTACTTGTCTCAAAATGGTAgatgcggatgctcgtgggtttcccccgggctgtgcccggtttccacccaccataatgctggccgccgtcgtataagtgaaatattcttgagtacggcgtaaaacaccaatcaaataataaataaataataatctttGCTGAAAAAAATCAACGCTTGCAAGAAATGGATAATAGTAGCAGCGAAGAGGACattcttttaaatgaaattttcagaaGAAAGTTGAGGAAAATAAAGGCGTACAAAAATGTTTAGCGCCATTAATCACGAAAGAAACAAATTCGGCCAGTTCACAACGTTGATAAGTAGGGAGCTTATGTCCGACTCTGCTTTGAttggtcagaagaaaaaatcgGTCACGATTTTTCTCCCTGGAACGACAAAAATAGATCCGATTGCCATTTCCCCGAATTCGGTGTGCGGAAGGAATTTGGTGCAGGAGTGATGTGAACGGATGTATGTTTTAACTATAATATCCATTTCCTCACAAAATCGTAACGAAATTTGCTTCGCGGTCCGGACGGAATTCCGTGCTGGCGTGAACGCACCTTTAGAGTAGAGAGGAATTCTTAACATACCTCTCTCTTTGTTACTGCCGTCTATCGATTTTtaccaaacaagaaaaaaagatccaaaaacaaatgtttatctCTGAAATTGTAGTCGGCTGCACGTTTTTAACAATACAATAACAGTGTATTCTTATGAAACAAGTTTCATAACTAGTTTGTAACTCAATAAGGTTATGTCGGGGACAGTTGGTTACTGTGTCGGAGCTGGTACATGAGTACTCTCTAAAAACGACTGCGTATACATTTGCACATCCACAGTGACGTGTATCAgcggtacacacatatataggcctacataagtcactgtgcatgtgttacatgaattacacaatttgtgtacggCTGATAAACAAAAAGAATCAGGATGTGAATTTTTGTCACACCACTGTGTGCCACTACATACTACTTTTTAGAGAGTACTGAGCCCAGGTAGGAGAGAAGCCAGGCACCGGTTCCTTCGCCCTCCTTTTtggttatacatgtgtaatacttttatgttaccgtcttttgacgtaagaaagtataaataaacaaaggacTCGAAACAGCGTCTCCATTCAGAGTCACTCTATTCCCTCACTTCATCACCTCGAGCAGTCCCGTAGTATGTTACTTACGTAATATTAGCGAATCGCTATGCTGCaacgtcatgaatattaatataggggagctgatcatgtgatgtaaacatacacatgtgctatgatgtaaacaaacgcACGTGGCAAACTATGATAATATCACAACATGTAGtactgtttcattttattaaatataataaaactacaattttattgttttaataaaatcACTTCCGTATGGAAACCACTTAGAACAGGTAAGATAGTAATCGAGGCTTCTCGTAATCAATTCTAAAttcaacatacacatgtaactcTTAACTGGTGTCGAAAATATCTTAatattgatatttatattttgccaaaattttactgaataatttttaagaagtTTCGGGCTTATAAGAGAACAGCTCTAATGACAATGGCCAACTTAATCGCTATCAACTTATCTGGTGAACCGAATGTGTGTTCAGTGCTGCCTACATACAGAATCTGTGCTGGTATGCTTTTCTTTCGGCTTACAGACCGCCCGGATCAATTATGTTAGTTTCACACTAAACTCTGTACACATGCGCAATAAGAGAATAGTTTCTTACCAGGTTGCTGCGGCTGAGGCTGTGACATGTTCGCGGGATTAGGCTTATAATACAGAGAGGAGACGTAAAGCTGCCAGTCCGTCTGACAGGCGAGAGAGTCGAACTTGAAGCGGACTGATCCGGTGATTCGCAAAACCCCGCACTATAGTAACGTACTAGTGCCATTGATCTGTCTATCCATAACTGTTTGTTGATCGGCCACCATGGCAATGATGTCGGTATAGCGCTATCAATCTGCTCACCTTGTATTTAAACAATA
Encoded proteins:
- the LOC135461993 gene encoding LITAF domain-containing protein-like, which codes for MSQPQPQQPGYPPNGPPPPPAYAQPPPGYGQPIQGSTTVVLTPPVIAVAQGYRESPVRTKCPHCNADVVTATSYTTGTFTWIICLILCFVGCDLGCCLIPFCVNSCKDCVHKCPNCHQQLGIYRRM